From Halodesulfovibrio aestuarii DSM 17919 = ATCC 29578, the proteins below share one genomic window:
- a CDS encoding cobyrinate a,c-diamide synthase → MAKIIVIGGTQSGSGKTLISLAIMAALTRRELKVQPFKCGPDFIDPGLHKVITGNTSINLDGWMLSKDACINAYKKAMHPSTGKAPDIAVIEGVMGLFDGASGSNDAGSTAQIAKWLEAQVLLVIDGRSMARSFAAIAHGFTTFDPDLIFAGCVANNVGSPNHVSLIREAMHTYCPTTLLAGCMPRKETLTLPSRHLGLVTAEEGILNSERITELAQWAEEHINFDQLLTNLPEHTEPLSPQDRWEATPSKMVRIAVAQDAAFCFCYADNLRLLEEHGAEIIHFSPLNDAYLPKDIDGVYLPGGYPELYAERLSLNTSMRSAIRAFSQSGKPVYAECGGFMYLAREITTDAATTYPMCNVFDLHCTMSTRHRALGYREITTTADSILGSKNTTARGHEFHYSFAEENTAHNSLYTVTDRKGAKTSTSGYVTRNTVGSYVHLHFASQPSVAKAIVEACLRTRTLHD, encoded by the coding sequence ATGGCAAAAATCATTGTAATTGGCGGGACACAAAGTGGCAGCGGCAAGACACTCATCAGTTTAGCTATTATGGCCGCTCTTACACGTCGAGAATTAAAGGTTCAGCCATTCAAGTGTGGTCCGGACTTTATTGATCCCGGACTTCATAAAGTTATCACAGGTAATACAAGCATTAATCTTGATGGATGGATGCTCTCAAAAGATGCCTGCATCAACGCCTACAAAAAGGCAATGCACCCCTCAACAGGAAAAGCTCCCGATATTGCGGTTATTGAAGGAGTTATGGGACTCTTTGATGGAGCAAGTGGCAGCAATGATGCCGGTTCAACAGCGCAAATAGCAAAATGGCTTGAAGCCCAAGTTCTGCTTGTTATTGACGGACGTTCCATGGCGCGCTCTTTTGCCGCTATAGCTCATGGCTTTACAACCTTTGATCCCGACCTTATCTTTGCAGGGTGCGTTGCTAATAACGTAGGAAGCCCCAATCACGTGTCCCTTATCCGCGAAGCCATGCATACATACTGCCCAACGACACTGCTTGCAGGGTGTATGCCGCGCAAAGAAACATTAACCCTTCCGTCACGCCACCTCGGCCTTGTAACGGCAGAAGAAGGCATTCTAAACTCAGAACGTATTACCGAGCTTGCACAGTGGGCGGAAGAACACATTAACTTTGACCAGCTACTTACAAATTTACCAGAACACACAGAGCCATTATCGCCACAAGATCGTTGGGAAGCTACACCCAGCAAAATGGTACGCATTGCCGTTGCTCAAGATGCAGCATTTTGCTTCTGCTATGCAGATAACCTACGGCTTCTCGAAGAGCATGGCGCTGAAATTATCCATTTTTCTCCGCTTAATGACGCTTACTTGCCAAAAGATATTGACGGAGTTTACTTGCCCGGTGGCTATCCGGAATTATATGCAGAAAGATTGAGTCTCAATACTTCAATGCGCTCTGCCATCCGTGCGTTCTCACAATCAGGGAAGCCGGTGTACGCGGAATGCGGTGGCTTCATGTACCTTGCACGGGAAATCACAACAGATGCTGCAACAACATATCCAATGTGCAATGTCTTTGACCTGCACTGCACAATGAGCACCCGACACAGGGCACTCGGCTATAGAGAAATCACAACAACTGCCGATTCAATTCTAGGTAGCAAAAATACGACTGCGCGCGGGCACGAATTCCACTACTCATTCGCAGAAGAAAATACTGCACACAACTCGCTCTACACAGTGACAGATAGAAAAGGTGCAAAAACATCAACGTCCGGCTATGTTACGCGCAACACTGTCGGCTCATACGTACATCTACATTTTGCCTCGCAACCATCCGTTGCAAAAGCCATTGTAGAAGCTTGCCTACGCACAAGGACTCTTCATGACTAA
- a CDS encoding precorrin-8X methylmutase, which translates to MTKTSLQPYFSPDNIEHRSFEIIDSEVPEPRPFSGDEWTIARRLIHTTADFDLLNHIIFHPEAIAAGVNAIRNGCTIFTDTEMARSGIPVRRTTPFGCSTQCLLNRPDVVQKAQETGSTRAQAAIDAASPEIADSIMAIGNAPTALIRLMQHLKNGGTPPALIVGMPVGFVNASESKEILLAQSTIPYITIRGRKGGSPLAAATVNALAILAATP; encoded by the coding sequence ATGACTAAAACTTCATTGCAGCCATATTTTTCACCAGACAACATTGAACACCGTTCTTTCGAAATTATCGACAGCGAAGTCCCTGAACCACGCCCATTTTCCGGGGACGAATGGACAATCGCCAGACGCCTTATTCACACTACCGCAGATTTTGACTTGCTGAATCACATTATATTTCACCCTGAAGCCATTGCTGCGGGTGTAAATGCAATCAGAAACGGCTGCACCATTTTTACCGATACCGAGATGGCGCGCTCCGGCATCCCTGTTCGCCGTACAACTCCGTTCGGCTGCAGTACCCAGTGTCTACTCAACCGTCCTGACGTTGTGCAAAAAGCACAGGAGACCGGCTCCACTCGCGCACAGGCGGCAATAGATGCAGCATCTCCGGAAATCGCTGATTCCATTATGGCAATCGGAAATGCTCCGACGGCCCTTATACGGCTTATGCAACACCTGAAAAACGGTGGCACACCGCCTGCACTCATTGTCGGAATGCCTGTCGGATTCGTTAATGCCTCTGAATCCAAAGAAATACTACTTGCACAATCTACTATTCCTTATATAACGATTCGCGGACGGAAGGGTGGTTCGCCACTTGCAGCCGCGACAGTAAACGCACTGGCGATCCTTGCCGCAACTCCATAG
- a CDS encoding DEAD/DEAH box helicase → MTDEPHNSVSENAPKKQNKMLDPADRIAAEITGITEPEDALPPISLEDLPEKIREACTRAGWNKLMPVQAHAMPYQLARRDIMIQSRTGSGKTGTYLLPALERVDTSKMHTQMLVLVPTRELALQVEYEASTLFENTGITSCAVYGGVGYGKQVDKLNSGAHVVIGTPGRVLDHLIRHTLDLSKTRILVFDEADRMLSIGFYPDMVEIKGYLPRSRSTFLLSATYPPRVIQLAGEFMHKPSMLSLSHQQVHVVDTPHVFYNAKPMDKDRVLVRVLEVENPSSAIIFCNTKANVHYVTAVLKGFGYDADELSADLSQSKREKVLTKLREGRVRFLVATDVAARGIDIPELSHVILYEPPEDRESYIHRAGRTGRAGASGEVISLVDIMQKLELERIGSYYKISLQERETPTDEDVAKVAGLRLTAMLEGSLRGKTNLEKERMKRFVPLLKELAQDDEQLLLAAQLLDELYQQTLHTPPPAPEAAKEQNQGDNKQNDQHKKQGQQQRRNTRPRRRKPPQNRAN, encoded by the coding sequence ATGACAGACGAACCTCACAACAGCGTTTCAGAAAATGCCCCGAAAAAGCAAAATAAAATGCTAGACCCTGCGGATAGAATCGCCGCAGAAATTACCGGCATCACTGAACCGGAAGATGCGCTGCCACCAATTTCTCTGGAGGATCTTCCAGAAAAAATCCGCGAAGCCTGCACTCGTGCCGGGTGGAATAAGCTTATGCCTGTTCAGGCACACGCTATGCCGTACCAGTTGGCTCGCAGAGACATTATGATTCAATCCCGCACTGGCAGCGGTAAAACCGGCACCTATCTTCTTCCTGCGCTGGAACGAGTAGATACATCTAAAATGCACACGCAGATGCTCGTACTTGTCCCAACCCGCGAGCTTGCCTTACAGGTTGAATACGAAGCCTCAACTCTTTTTGAGAATACCGGTATCACATCCTGCGCAGTCTACGGCGGTGTGGGATACGGTAAGCAGGTTGATAAACTTAACAGCGGCGCACATGTTGTCATAGGTACGCCAGGTCGCGTACTCGACCACCTCATCCGCCATACGCTGGATCTTTCCAAAACACGTATCCTTGTATTTGACGAAGCAGACAGAATGCTCTCCATTGGTTTCTATCCGGACATGGTAGAAATCAAAGGATACCTGCCGCGCAGTCGTTCCACTTTCCTGCTCTCTGCAACCTACCCTCCGCGTGTTATCCAACTCGCAGGAGAATTCATGCATAAGCCGTCCATGCTGAGCCTTTCGCACCAGCAGGTACACGTAGTAGACACGCCACACGTATTCTACAACGCAAAACCGATGGATAAAGACCGAGTACTCGTCCGTGTACTGGAAGTGGAAAACCCGTCCTCTGCTATTATCTTCTGTAACACAAAAGCCAATGTGCATTACGTTACGGCAGTACTTAAAGGCTTCGGATATGATGCGGATGAACTTTCTGCCGATCTGTCCCAATCCAAGCGTGAAAAAGTTCTCACAAAACTACGTGAGGGACGCGTGCGTTTTCTTGTGGCAACAGACGTTGCAGCCCGCGGGATTGATATTCCGGAACTCTCACACGTAATCCTGTATGAGCCACCGGAAGATCGTGAATCATATATTCACCGCGCAGGTCGCACTGGCCGCGCAGGTGCCAGTGGTGAAGTAATCTCTCTTGTAGACATTATGCAGAAGCTGGAACTGGAACGCATCGGAAGCTACTACAAAATTTCCCTTCAGGAACGCGAAACGCCAACTGATGAAGATGTTGCTAAAGTTGCCGGACTACGCCTTACAGCAATGCTGGAAGGAAGTCTTAGAGGTAAAACCAACCTGGAAAAAGAACGCATGAAGCGGTTTGTTCCACTTCTTAAAGAGCTTGCTCAAGATGACGAACAGCTCCTTCTGGCCGCACAGCTTCTTGACGAACTGTACCAGCAAACCCTGCATACGCCGCCTCCGGCTCCTGAAGCAGCCAAAGAGCAAAACCAGGGTGACAACAAACAAAATGACCAGCACAAGAAACAAGGGCAACAGCAGCGACGCAATACTCGTCCACGCCGCAGGAAACCGCCCCAGAACCGTGCTAACTAG
- a CDS encoding 4Fe-4S dicluster domain-containing protein, which yields MKKSSINKTSSNLPISRRSFLKVFGAAGATACASTVRPAEAQTKQPKEELMTVLDISKCIGCGECVAACKDSNAHKFPTVSKPIPKMFPPRVKVEDWSDKKDVDDRLTPYNWLYIQTAEVEHNNEEYEINIPRRCLHCTNPPCANLCPWGAARKEDSGIVRISEDICLGGAKCRTVCPWHIPQRQSGAGLYLNLLPRFAGNGTMLKCDRCYDKIAQGEQPACITVCPENVQRIGSRSKMIAYAKDLAASMNGFIYGLEENGGTNTIYVSPVPFEKLNKAIEKGKGKPHLAPVENSMAKEETLTSALIAAPIAGVAAGVLKVLSDARKEKNND from the coding sequence ATGAAAAAGTCATCTATAAATAAAACATCATCCAATTTGCCGATCTCCCGAAGGTCCTTTCTAAAAGTTTTCGGAGCTGCCGGAGCTACTGCATGTGCCTCTACGGTGCGCCCTGCTGAAGCTCAAACAAAACAACCTAAAGAAGAACTTATGACCGTACTCGATATATCAAAATGTATCGGCTGCGGGGAATGTGTTGCTGCCTGCAAAGACTCCAACGCACATAAGTTTCCTACGGTATCCAAACCTATTCCGAAGATGTTTCCTCCACGCGTAAAAGTTGAGGACTGGTCAGATAAAAAAGATGTGGACGACCGGCTCACCCCGTACAACTGGCTCTACATTCAGACAGCAGAAGTGGAACACAACAACGAAGAATACGAAATTAATATTCCGCGCCGCTGTCTGCATTGTACCAACCCGCCGTGCGCAAACCTCTGTCCATGGGGCGCTGCGCGCAAAGAAGATTCAGGCATAGTCCGCATCAGCGAAGATATTTGCCTTGGTGGCGCCAAATGCCGAACGGTCTGCCCTTGGCATATTCCACAACGCCAAAGTGGTGCAGGTCTATACTTAAACCTTCTCCCCCGCTTTGCAGGAAACGGAACCATGCTCAAGTGCGACCGTTGCTACGATAAAATAGCACAAGGCGAGCAGCCCGCATGCATCACCGTCTGTCCGGAAAATGTGCAGCGCATAGGCTCCCGCAGCAAAATGATCGCCTATGCAAAAGATCTTGCAGCTTCTATGAATGGATTCATCTACGGACTTGAAGAAAACGGCGGCACCAACACAATATATGTATCTCCAGTACCATTCGAAAAGCTCAACAAAGCCATTGAAAAAGGTAAGGGGAAGCCGCATCTTGCGCCGGTGGAGAACTCCATGGCGAAGGAAGAAACACTTACATCAGCACTTATTGCCGCTCCAATCGCCGGTGTCGCAGCAGGCGTACTTAAAGTTCTCTCTGATGCACGCAAGGAAAAGAACAATGACTAA
- a CDS encoding Dabb family protein gives MIKHIVWFTLKEEAEGASAADNAAKIVAMLRDLEGKIPSLKTLDVSMEFASTTTEDVQVILLSTHDDEAGLAGYANHPLHVECGTFIKKVVSSRKAIDFVV, from the coding sequence ATGATTAAGCATATCGTTTGGTTTACTCTTAAAGAAGAGGCAGAAGGTGCATCCGCCGCAGATAATGCAGCCAAAATTGTAGCAATGCTTCGTGATCTTGAAGGAAAAATTCCTTCTCTTAAAACTCTCGACGTCTCTATGGAGTTTGCAAGCACTACTACTGAAGATGTACAGGTAATCCTCCTTTCTACGCACGATGATGAAGCAGGCCTTGCAGGCTACGCGAACCACCCGTTGCACGTAGAATGTGGAACATTTATCAAAAAAGTTGTTTCTTCACGAAAAGCTATTGATTTCGTAGTGTAG